The genomic window AAGATGGAATAATAGATGGGGAGATTTATGTCAGTGTGGATCGTGCGATAGTGCAAGCAAGACGATATAACGTTTCTCTTGAGAAAGAGATAACGAGATTAATCATTCACGGGATTCTTCATCTTTCAGGATGGGACGACGCGTCTCGGTCACAAAAATTACGAATGAGAAAGCGCGAAAATGTATTCATCGAGGCGTTTTGTAAGAAATAAGCTGACCTTTCGAAGGAATCAGAGATCCTTCGAACCTCCGGGAGAATGGAGGATAACTTGACTTTGGCAATTTTCAACGTATATTTGTTTTAAGGATGAGAATAGAATGCAAGAGAAAATCGTAGAGCTTATCGTCGTTTTGATGCGTGAGATAAGACAGGCTCGTGACATTTCCAAGGTCGATGTCTCAAAATTGAAGGATAACGGTTACAGTCAGTCTGAAATTTCGACAGCGCTGAGCTGGATCTACGACAAGATGA from Candidatus Acidiferrales bacterium includes these protein-coding regions:
- the ybeY gene encoding rRNA maturation RNase YbeY, which gives rise to MKTRVFYEHRHAPKFDHGTLALLVRRILREEGKKSDNINVVLVDDEYLKEVNKKFLNHDHRTDVISFDVGEDGIIDGEIYVSVDRAIVQARRYNVSLEKEITRLIIHGILHLSGWDDASRSQKLRMRKRENVFIEAFCKK